Proteins encoded together in one Paracoccus sp. SMMA_5_TC window:
- a CDS encoding PriCT-2 domain-containing protein: MADTSWMARFGARLVTNGYAILPIGPGTKKPGRFQRGGWADYPEWNRHAERPTTEVEVATWAAWPDCGIGIVGGAVAAVDIDIAADAELALQIEALARARLGDTPALRIGRAPKRMLVYRTAAPFRGIKRHPLEVLCLGQQFLAYADHPDTGAPYVWPDEGLADLDISDLPEITAEAAEAFLDQAYATLPEALRQRGLRSATPATLLRNHGQIGTLPAIRSALDWLPNDELDYDSWMRIGMALKGALGDEGGEVFATWSAQAAKDVPATTARAWASFKPDRIGAGTIYHLAMERGWQPDAALRLDGSLDPDGPHPAADLLARLEGSAPTVADPEKPAFSLTIPDGLVGDLTGYMLATARRPQPLLSLGASLCAIGALMGRRYRTTSNLRSNLYVVGIADSGSGKNHAREIINEVFFEAGLAHHLGGNKIASGAGLLTALHRQPAILFQIDEFGMFLSAAADRKRSPRHITEILDNMTELFTAAGGIFLGAEYANRDGTNERRDINQPCLCVYGTTTPLHFWGALQGANVVDGSLARFLILPSDEDYPDENLAVGIRRAPPALIQALQLVAKGGGAVKGNLTGKTADQNTAVNPMTVPMSDAARARFAELSDALTEELRAAAGTAFTAILARIGENALKLALIVAVGRDPVRPEIDITAADWAIGFVRHYARRTMEAVERHVADTETEAHLKRLKEIVRAAGPKGITKSDITRASQWLKSRDRDEILLTLIESGDITTGMRGSSTKQAMVYRMARWGG; the protein is encoded by the coding sequence ATGGCCGACACGTCCTGGATGGCGCGCTTCGGCGCGCGGCTCGTCACCAATGGCTATGCCATCCTGCCGATCGGCCCGGGCACCAAGAAGCCCGGCCGGTTCCAGCGCGGCGGCTGGGCCGATTACCCGGAATGGAACCGCCATGCCGAACGCCCGACCACGGAGGTCGAGGTCGCGACCTGGGCTGCGTGGCCCGATTGCGGCATCGGCATCGTCGGTGGAGCGGTAGCGGCGGTCGATATCGACATCGCGGCGGACGCCGAACTGGCGTTGCAGATCGAGGCGCTGGCCCGGGCGCGCCTCGGCGACACGCCGGCACTGCGCATCGGCCGCGCTCCGAAGCGCATGCTGGTCTATCGCACGGCAGCGCCGTTTCGGGGCATCAAGCGCCATCCGCTCGAGGTGCTCTGCCTCGGGCAGCAGTTTCTGGCCTATGCCGACCACCCCGATACCGGCGCGCCCTATGTCTGGCCCGACGAGGGTCTGGCCGATCTCGATATCAGCGACCTTCCGGAAATCACGGCGGAAGCAGCGGAGGCCTTTCTCGACCAGGCCTATGCGACCCTGCCCGAGGCCCTGCGCCAGCGCGGGCTGCGATCGGCAACACCGGCCACACTGCTGCGCAACCACGGGCAGATCGGCACCTTGCCCGCCATCCGGTCGGCGCTCGACTGGCTGCCGAATGACGAGCTCGATTACGACAGCTGGATGCGCATCGGCATGGCGCTGAAGGGCGCGCTTGGCGATGAGGGCGGCGAGGTCTTTGCCACCTGGTCGGCACAGGCGGCCAAGGATGTGCCCGCGACCACGGCCCGCGCCTGGGCGAGCTTCAAGCCCGACCGGATCGGCGCGGGCACGATCTACCACCTCGCCATGGAGCGTGGCTGGCAGCCCGACGCCGCCTTGCGCCTCGATGGCAGCCTCGATCCGGACGGCCCGCATCCGGCCGCCGATCTGCTGGCCCGGCTGGAGGGGAGCGCGCCGACCGTCGCCGATCCGGAAAAGCCCGCCTTCAGCCTGACCATCCCCGATGGTCTCGTCGGGGATCTGACCGGCTACATGCTGGCCACAGCGCGCCGCCCACAGCCGCTTCTGTCGCTCGGGGCCAGCCTCTGCGCCATCGGCGCGCTGATGGGGCGGCGGTATCGCACCACCAGCAATCTTCGCTCGAACCTCTATGTCGTGGGGATTGCTGACAGCGGCTCGGGCAAGAACCACGCCCGCGAGATCATCAACGAGGTCTTCTTCGAGGCGGGTCTCGCCCACCATCTCGGCGGCAACAAGATCGCCTCCGGCGCCGGGCTCCTGACCGCGCTCCACCGCCAGCCGGCGATCCTGTTCCAGATCGACGAATTCGGGATGTTCCTGTCGGCCGCCGCTGACCGCAAGCGCAGCCCGCGCCACATCACCGAGATCCTCGACAACATGACCGAACTCTTCACGGCCGCGGGCGGGATCTTCCTCGGGGCGGAATATGCGAACCGAGACGGCACCAATGAGCGGCGCGACATCAACCAGCCCTGCCTTTGCGTCTATGGCACCACGACGCCGCTGCATTTCTGGGGCGCGCTGCAGGGGGCAAACGTGGTCGATGGCTCGCTCGCGCGCTTTCTGATCCTGCCGAGTGATGAGGACTATCCGGACGAGAACCTCGCCGTCGGCATCCGGCGAGCCCCGCCCGCGCTGATCCAGGCGCTCCAGCTGGTCGCCAAAGGCGGCGGGGCCGTGAAGGGCAACCTGACCGGCAAGACCGCCGATCAGAACACCGCCGTGAACCCGATGACCGTGCCGATGTCGGACGCAGCAAGGGCCCGGTTTGCCGAACTCAGCGACGCCCTGACCGAGGAGCTGCGGGCAGCGGCCGGCACCGCCTTCACTGCCATTCTCGCCCGCATCGGAGAGAACGCGCTGAAGCTGGCGCTGATCGTCGCTGTCGGGCGCGATCCCGTGCGCCCCGAGATCGACATTACCGCGGCGGATTGGGCCATCGGCTTCGTGCGCCATTACGCGCGGCGCACCATGGAGGCGGTCGAGCGCCATGTGGCGGATACCGAAACCGAGGCGCATCTGAAGCGGCTGAAGGAGATCGTCCGCGCGGCCGGGCCCAAGGGGATCACCAAATCCGACATCACCCGCGCCTCCCAATGGTTGAAATCGCGCGACCGCGACGAAATCCTGCTGACGCTGATCGAGAGCGGCGACATTACCACCGGCATGCGCGGCTCCTCGACCAAGCAGGCCATGGTCTACCGGATGGCGCGGTGGGGCGGGTGA
- a CDS encoding crossover junction endodeoxyribonuclease RuvC, producing the protein MTQSNEYPRVTQTYAAPQGPRFCATLALDLGTTTGWALRSHEGLITSGTASFRPGRYDGGGMRYLRFTNWLTELDRLSGPIAAIWFEEVRRHAGTDAAHVYGGLMASLTSWGELRGVPYEGVPVGTIKRHATGKGNAPKQAMIDAARAKGFSPEDDNEADAIAILLWALDARGGAA; encoded by the coding sequence ATGACCCAATCCAACGAATACCCGCGCGTGACGCAGACTTACGCGGCCCCACAGGGGCCACGGTTCTGCGCCACCCTCGCGCTCGATCTCGGCACCACCACCGGCTGGGCGCTGCGCAGCCACGAAGGGCTCATCACCAGCGGCACCGCCAGCTTCCGGCCCGGGCGCTATGACGGTGGCGGCATGCGCTATCTGCGCTTCACCAACTGGCTGACCGAGCTAGACCGGCTGTCCGGTCCGATCGCCGCGATCTGGTTCGAGGAGGTCCGCCGCCACGCTGGAACCGACGCGGCCCATGTCTATGGCGGGCTGATGGCCTCGCTCACTAGCTGGGGCGAGCTGCGGGGGGTGCCCTACGAGGGCGTGCCGGTGGGCACGATCAAGCGCCATGCCACCGGCAAAGGCAACGCGCCCAAGCAGGCCATGATCGATGCGGCCCGCGCGAAGGGCTTCAGCCCCGAAGACGACAACGAGGCCGATGCCATCGCCATCCTGCTCTGGGCCCTCGACGCCCGGGGAGGTGCGGCATGA
- a CDS encoding DUF6362 family protein has product MAEHIWTAEDVADHLEEAFRTLRKLPPVKVQGYFNAWPQVIRTEREILAMEPEPMRVWPSAAAISRLEQTFDWVLWLGESERRLIWWRAARRPWKQITHELGVDRSTAWRQHKLALTKISARLNAAAA; this is encoded by the coding sequence ATGGCTGAGCACATCTGGACCGCCGAGGACGTCGCCGATCATTTAGAAGAGGCGTTCCGCACCCTGCGCAAGCTACCGCCCGTGAAGGTGCAGGGCTATTTCAACGCCTGGCCGCAGGTCATCCGCACCGAGCGCGAGATCCTCGCCATGGAGCCTGAACCGATGCGGGTCTGGCCCTCGGCCGCCGCGATCTCGCGGCTCGAGCAGACCTTCGACTGGGTGCTCTGGCTCGGCGAGAGTGAACGCCGCCTGATCTGGTGGCGCGCTGCCCGGCGGCCGTGGAAGCAGATCACCCATGAGCTGGGCGTCGACCGCAGCACCGCATGGCGCCAGCACAAGCTCGCGCTCACCAAGATCTCCGCGCGGCTGAATGCTGCGGCTGCATGA
- a CDS encoding DNA modification methylase: protein MDVVDLPLEQIIPYARNPRRNEQAIATVAASIQEFGWRQPIVVDEAMVVLAGHTRLEAARKLGFKTAPVHVAKGLTASQARAFRIMDNRSGENAEWDKDLLNLELADLLEADYDLDLTGFTEDEVKALMSSLDAGTGPQEGEDEIPETPEDPISRPGDLWLLGHHRLLCGDSTVATDVERLLGPVKPLLMVTDPPYGVEYDPGWRNQAGAAKTKRTGKVLNDDRADWREAWALFPGDVAYVWHGALHAATVAESLEVAGFTIRSQIIWAKERLVLSRGDYHWQHEPAWYAVRKSGKGHWAGDRKQTTLWHISGKDQDEKTVHGTQKPVECMRRPILNNSSPGQAIYEPFMGSGTTLIAAETTGRVCHGIELNPAYVDVAIQRWQKFTGKQAVLDGDGTPYDDLKTKDR from the coding sequence ATGGACGTCGTCGACCTGCCGCTCGAGCAGATCATTCCCTATGCGCGCAATCCCCGGCGCAACGAGCAGGCCATCGCCACGGTCGCGGCCTCGATCCAGGAGTTCGGCTGGCGTCAGCCCATCGTCGTGGACGAGGCAATGGTCGTGCTGGCCGGGCACACCCGGCTGGAGGCCGCACGCAAGCTCGGCTTCAAGACCGCGCCGGTGCATGTCGCCAAGGGCCTGACCGCGTCCCAGGCCCGCGCTTTCCGGATCATGGACAACCGTTCCGGCGAGAATGCCGAATGGGATAAGGACCTCTTGAACCTCGAACTGGCGGACCTGCTGGAGGCGGATTACGACCTCGATCTGACCGGCTTCACCGAGGACGAGGTGAAAGCGCTGATGTCGAGCCTCGATGCGGGCACCGGTCCGCAGGAGGGCGAAGACGAGATCCCGGAAACCCCGGAGGATCCGATCAGCCGTCCCGGCGATCTCTGGCTGCTCGGGCACCACCGGCTTCTCTGTGGTGACAGCACGGTTGCCACCGATGTCGAGCGGCTGCTCGGTCCGGTGAAGCCGCTGCTGATGGTCACCGATCCGCCCTACGGCGTGGAATACGACCCGGGCTGGCGCAACCAGGCGGGGGCGGCCAAGACCAAGCGCACTGGCAAGGTGTTGAACGATGATCGGGCCGACTGGCGCGAGGCCTGGGCGCTGTTCCCCGGCGATGTCGCCTATGTCTGGCACGGTGCGCTGCACGCGGCGACCGTGGCGGAAAGCCTCGAGGTCGCGGGCTTCACCATCCGATCCCAGATCATCTGGGCCAAGGAGCGGCTGGTCCTGAGCCGCGGCGATTATCACTGGCAGCACGAGCCCGCCTGGTACGCCGTGCGCAAGTCCGGCAAGGGCCATTGGGCGGGCGACCGCAAGCAGACGACGCTCTGGCACATCTCGGGCAAGGATCAGGACGAAAAGACCGTCCACGGCACCCAGAAGCCTGTGGAATGCATGCGCCGGCCGATCCTCAACAATTCGAGCCCGGGTCAGGCAATCTACGAGCCCTTCATGGGATCGGGCACCACGCTGATCGCGGCCGAGACCACGGGTCGCGTCTGCCACGGTATCGAGCTGAACCCGGCCTATGTCGATGTGGCCATCCAGCGCTGGCAGAAATTCACCGGGAAGCAGGCCGTCCTCGACGGGGATGGAACGCCCTACGACGACCTCAAGACCAAAGACCGCTGA
- a CDS encoding DNA cytosine methyltransferase yields MDDLALPSAGLPDGTGGACLFGLSLCSGAGGIDLGLTIALPGYRTVGHVERETYAAATLVARMEDASLDQAVVWDDVASFDGRPWRGAVDIVTAGYPCQPFSVAGKRRGADDPRHLWPHVARIIGEVEPPFVFLENVAHHLRLGFPEVAAGLVGMGYRLAADLFTAAEVGAPHKRERLFILAIRAGDELADPTRLLWNPVEWREPDGTAAALANTPRQRQREPADETDALAGSGSARDESGDDGCNVADTADRQLSKPGRRAEGRKGSGPNGAGLADPDGNRRKQAERGQSPDGKSYPCQSDVDDANGTGSQGWRNDAGKHAGERPAWPPGPGDADGWAEFLRCAPDLEPAVRRGADGLAHRVDRLRLCGNGVVPLVAAHALRTLAAELLADR; encoded by the coding sequence ATGGATGACCTGGCTTTACCTTCCGCAGGCCTGCCTGACGGAACAGGCGGCGCATGCCTCTTCGGCCTGTCGCTCTGCTCCGGCGCCGGTGGCATCGACCTCGGGCTCACCATCGCCTTGCCCGGATATCGAACTGTGGGCCATGTCGAACGGGAAACCTACGCTGCAGCCACTCTCGTGGCGCGGATGGAAGACGCGTCCCTGGATCAGGCTGTTGTCTGGGACGATGTTGCCAGTTTCGACGGCCGCCCATGGCGCGGCGCGGTGGACATCGTCACTGCGGGCTATCCGTGCCAGCCGTTCTCTGTCGCTGGCAAGCGTCGGGGCGCGGACGACCCGCGCCACCTCTGGCCGCATGTCGCGCGGATTATTGGAGAGGTCGAGCCACCCTTCGTCTTCCTCGAGAATGTCGCCCATCATCTCCGCCTCGGCTTCCCCGAAGTCGCCGCAGGACTGGTCGGCATGGGCTACCGCCTTGCGGCAGACCTCTTCACGGCGGCGGAAGTCGGCGCGCCCCACAAGCGCGAGCGCCTCTTCATCCTCGCCATCCGCGCGGGCGACGAGCTGGCCGACCCCACGCGCCTGCTCTGGAACCCGGTCGAGTGGCGGGAACCGGACGGAACTGCTGCGGCTCTGGCCAACACCCCGCGCCAGCGCCAACGAGAACCGGCAGACGAAACCGACGCCCTCGCAGGCAGCGGGTCAGCACGGGATGAATCTGGCGACGACGGCTGCAATGTGGCCGACACCGCAGACCGACAGCTTTCGAAGCCGGGGCGGCGAGCGGAAGGACGAAAAGGGTCTGGACCGAATGGCGCGGGATTGGCCGACCCCGATGGCAACCGACGGAAACAAGCCGAGCGCGGGCAATCGCCGGACGGCAAATCTTACCCATGCCAGTCAGATGTGGATGACGCCAACGGCACGGGATCACAAGGATGGCGCAACGACGCTGGCAAACACGCCGGTGAACGGCCTGCTTGGCCGCCAGGTCCTGGTGACGCCGACGGCTGGGCCGAATTCCTCCGATGTGCGCCGGACCTTGAACCCGCTGTTCGTCGAGGCGCTGATGGGCTGGCCCACCGGGTGGACCGGCTTCGCCTCTGTGGCAACGGCGTGGTCCCCCTGGTTGCGGCGCATGCGCTGCGAACTCTGGCGGCTGAATTGCTGGCCGATAGATGA
- a CDS encoding DUF7220 family protein, with protein sequence MSQTRLMSLVESVANVMIGYGVAVVTQILIFPVFGLHTTLAQNLKMGAVFTVVSIARSYVLRRLFERFR encoded by the coding sequence ATGAGCCAGACCCGCCTCATGTCGCTGGTCGAGTCCGTTGCCAACGTGATGATCGGCTACGGCGTTGCCGTGGTCACGCAGATCCTGATCTTCCCGGTCTTCGGGCTGCATACGACGCTGGCGCAGAACCTGAAGATGGGTGCGGTATTCACCGTGGTGAGCATCGCGCGGTCCTATGTCCTGCGGCGCCTCTTCGAAAGGTTCCGTTGA
- a CDS encoding HNH endonuclease signature motif containing protein encodes MWDDAAETASFQRNNHTKRTPRALRCTAEHLHARSDGGRDTDENIVAACWYCNNQRHRRKCPHSPEEHRVYVQKRMAAGRWLLAQVSSVGLTAILSRPS; translated from the coding sequence ATGTGGGACGATGCCGCTGAAACCGCGTCTTTCCAACGAAACAACCACACGAAGCGGACGCCAAGGGCGCTTCGCTGCACCGCCGAGCATCTGCACGCCCGTTCCGACGGTGGTCGCGACACGGATGAGAACATCGTTGCGGCCTGCTGGTACTGCAATAACCAGCGCCATAGGCGGAAGTGCCCGCACTCGCCTGAAGAGCATCGCGTTTACGTCCAGAAGCGCATGGCAGCCGGAAGGTGGCTGCTGGCGCAGGTGTCATCGGTCGGTCTCACGGCGATACTGTCGAGGCCATCATAG
- a CDS encoding DUF3489 domain-containing protein yields the protein MTQLSDTQAIILSAAAQRPEHIALPLPESLRGGAAAKVVGTMLAKGLLEEAEADMRKGEPVWRETGDGHGVTLVATDAGLAAIGIEPNTSAAPEPAPKTRTPREGTKQATLIAMLRAPNGATIEEIMAATGWQSHTVRGAMAGALKKKLGLEVTSEKVEDRGRVYRLPAA from the coding sequence ATGACCCAGCTTTCCGACACCCAAGCCATCATCCTCAGCGCCGCCGCCCAGCGGCCCGAGCACATCGCCCTGCCGCTGCCCGAGAGCCTGCGGGGTGGCGCCGCCGCCAAGGTGGTTGGCACGATGCTCGCGAAGGGCTTGCTCGAAGAGGCCGAGGCGGACATGCGCAAGGGCGAACCCGTCTGGCGCGAGACCGGCGACGGGCACGGCGTCACGCTGGTTGCCACCGACGCAGGCCTTGCCGCCATCGGCATCGAGCCGAACACCTCCGCCGCCCCCGAACCCGCGCCCAAGACGCGCACGCCGCGCGAGGGCACCAAGCAGGCCACTCTGATCGCCATGCTGCGCGCGCCGAACGGCGCGACCATCGAGGAGATCATGGCCGCGACGGGCTGGCAGTCGCACACGGTGCGCGGCGCGATGGCCGGGGCGCTGAAGAAGAAACTCGGTCTCGAGGTGACTTCCGAGAAGGTCGAGGATCGGGGGCGGGTCTACCGGCTTCCCGCCGCCTGA
- a CDS encoding terminase small subunit, Nu1, with protein MSSATQPIGVIARLLDLSERRVQQLSREGVIPKAERGQYDLIGSVRGYVRYLRDQATKAQAGAPDYAAERARFIRARADLAEMEAEEKRGALIAAEQIEAAWIAVLALLRTRLLALPDRLAPQVFEQSTVGDTRNLIRMTIREVLDDLAQPDVQLEASADIDGLPDPEADGGDGAEGAAPAAGTDDQ; from the coding sequence ATGTCGTCAGCCACGCAACCCATCGGCGTGATCGCGCGGCTCCTCGATCTATCCGAGCGCCGGGTCCAGCAGCTGAGCCGCGAGGGTGTGATTCCGAAGGCCGAGCGCGGCCAGTACGATCTGATCGGCTCGGTGCGCGGCTATGTCCGCTACCTGCGCGATCAGGCCACGAAGGCGCAGGCCGGTGCGCCGGATTATGCGGCCGAGCGGGCGCGCTTCATTCGGGCGCGGGCTGATCTCGCCGAGATGGAGGCCGAAGAAAAGCGCGGCGCGCTGATCGCGGCCGAGCAGATCGAGGCCGCCTGGATCGCCGTTCTGGCGCTTTTGCGGACCCGTCTGCTCGCGCTGCCGGACCGGCTGGCGCCGCAGGTTTTTGAACAATCAACCGTCGGAGACACCCGGAACCTGATCCGAATGACCATCCGCGAGGTGCTCGATGATCTCGCGCAGCCAGATGTCCAACTCGAAGCCAGCGCTGACATTGACGGGCTCCCCGATCCTGAAGCGGACGGTGGAGACGGCGCTGAAGGTGCTGCGCCCGCCGCCGGAACTGACGATCAGTGA
- a CDS encoding phage terminase large subunit family protein translates to MSNSKPALTLTGSPILKRTVETALKVLRPPPELTISDWADENRRLSSEASAEPGQWRTSRAEYQRGIMEAISDASTETVVIMSSAQVGKTEVLNNACGYHIDQDPAPIMVVMPTERDAETWSKDRFSPMARDTPCLLGKIADPRSRDGNNKILHKRFPGGHLTIVGANAPSGLASRPIRLLLCDEVDRYPFSAGAEGDPINLARKRTVTFWNRKIVLVSTPTNKGTSRIEAAFEESDQRRFWVPCPDCGAEQVLTWTQVRWSKGPEGDHRPETARYHCAECDAAWRDETRWAAVSKGHWVAEQPFAGVAGFHLNEIYSPWVRLEAMVRAFLSARSGGDETMKTFVNTSLGETWVETGEAPDWQRLYDRREAWKPGIVPAGGLFLTAGADVQKDRIEVDVWAWGRGLESWLVDHVVIEGGPDRHDAWSELTALLDRSWPHERGAHLRIARLAIDTGYEAPAVYSWSRAQGAAQVSPVKGVEGFNRSSPVSGPTFVDATEGGKRLRRGARLWTVAVSTFKAETYRFLRLARPTEEGEAGPSRQWRGVSRPNADGAAFPPGSVHLPHWVENEWLKQFVAEQLVTVRTKRGFARLEWQKLRERNEALDCRVYARAAAWIAGADRWPDEKWRDLEDQLGAAPTDTDPAGQINRQGQAPQGKRRSDWLGRRGGWF, encoded by the coding sequence ATGTCCAACTCGAAGCCAGCGCTGACATTGACGGGCTCCCCGATCCTGAAGCGGACGGTGGAGACGGCGCTGAAGGTGCTGCGCCCGCCGCCGGAACTGACGATCAGTGATTGGGCGGACGAGAACCGACGGCTGAGCTCTGAGGCCAGCGCCGAACCCGGGCAATGGCGCACGAGCCGGGCCGAATATCAGCGCGGGATCATGGAGGCGATCTCGGACGCCTCGACCGAGACGGTGGTCATCATGTCCTCCGCCCAGGTCGGCAAGACCGAGGTGCTGAACAACGCCTGCGGCTATCACATCGATCAGGATCCCGCGCCGATCATGGTGGTGATGCCGACCGAGCGCGACGCGGAAACCTGGTCGAAGGACCGCTTCTCGCCGATGGCCCGCGACACGCCGTGTCTGTTGGGCAAGATTGCCGATCCGCGCTCGCGCGACGGCAACAACAAGATCCTGCACAAGCGGTTTCCGGGCGGGCACCTGACCATCGTGGGCGCGAACGCACCCTCGGGTCTGGCCAGCCGCCCGATCCGCCTGCTGCTGTGCGACGAGGTGGACCGCTATCCGTTCAGCGCGGGCGCCGAGGGTGATCCGATCAATCTCGCCAGGAAACGCACGGTGACCTTCTGGAACCGCAAGATCGTGCTGGTCTCGACACCCACGAACAAGGGCACCAGCCGGATCGAGGCAGCCTTCGAGGAAAGCGATCAGCGCCGGTTCTGGGTGCCATGCCCGGATTGCGGGGCGGAACAGGTGCTGACCTGGACACAGGTGCGCTGGAGCAAGGGGCCCGAGGGCGACCACCGGCCCGAAACCGCGCGCTACCACTGCGCGGAATGCGATGCGGCTTGGCGGGACGAGACCCGTTGGGCGGCGGTCTCAAAAGGGCATTGGGTGGCGGAGCAGCCCTTCGCGGGCGTGGCGGGGTTTCACCTGAACGAGATCTACTCGCCATGGGTCAGGCTGGAGGCGATGGTGCGGGCCTTTCTCTCGGCTCGCTCCGGCGGGGACGAGACGATGAAGACCTTCGTCAATACGTCGCTCGGTGAGACTTGGGTCGAGACCGGGGAAGCCCCCGATTGGCAACGGCTCTACGACCGCCGCGAGGCTTGGAAGCCGGGCATCGTGCCCGCGGGCGGGTTGTTCCTGACCGCTGGGGCTGACGTGCAGAAGGACCGGATCGAGGTCGATGTCTGGGCCTGGGGCCGCGGGCTGGAAAGCTGGCTCGTCGATCACGTCGTGATCGAGGGCGGGCCGGACCGGCATGACGCATGGTCGGAGCTGACCGCGCTGCTCGACCGAAGCTGGCCGCATGAGCGCGGCGCGCATCTCAGGATCGCGCGGCTCGCCATCGACACTGGCTACGAGGCCCCGGCGGTCTATTCCTGGTCGCGGGCGCAAGGCGCTGCGCAGGTTTCGCCGGTGAAGGGTGTCGAGGGGTTCAACCGCTCGAGCCCGGTGTCGGGTCCGACCTTCGTCGATGCGACCGAGGGCGGCAAGCGCCTGCGGCGCGGGGCGAGGCTCTGGACCGTGGCGGTCTCGACCTTCAAGGCCGAAACCTACCGCTTCCTGCGGCTGGCGCGGCCGACCGAGGAGGGTGAGGCCGGACCGTCGCGCCAGTGGCGCGGCGTAAGCCGGCCGAACGCCGACGGGGCGGCGTTCCCGCCCGGGTCGGTGCACCTGCCGCATTGGGTCGAGAATGAGTGGCTGAAGCAGTTCGTGGCCGAGCAGCTGGTGACGGTGCGCACGAAGCGCGGCTTCGCCCGGCTGGAATGGCAGAAGCTGCGCGAGCGCAACGAGGCGCTGGACTGCCGGGTCTATGCCCGCGCCGCCGCCTGGATCGCCGGCGCGGACCGCTGGCCCGACGAGAAATGGCGCGACCTCGAGGATCAGCTCGGGGCCGCCCCCACCGACACCGATCCCGCGGGGCAAATCAACCGGCAGGGACAGGCCCCGCAGGGCAAGCGCCGCTCCGACTGGCTCGGGCGGCGGGGAGGATGGTTTTGA
- a CDS encoding phage head-tail joining protein, with protein MTDWTETELSALRRAYASGTTRVSYDGKSVDYGSAEDLLARIRTIERAIAGVSRPLPVAGLAGFSRGDR; from the coding sequence ATGACGGACTGGACCGAAACCGAGCTTTCGGCGCTGCGCCGGGCCTATGCCAGCGGCACGACCCGGGTCAGCTACGACGGCAAGTCGGTGGACTACGGTTCGGCCGAAGATCTGCTCGCCCGCATCCGCACCATCGAGCGCGCCATCGCTGGCGTCAGCCGACCGCTGCCGGTGGCCGGGCTCGCAGGCTTCTCGCGCGGGGACCGCTGA